DNA from Triplophysa dalaica isolate WHDGS20190420 chromosome 21, ASM1584641v1, whole genome shotgun sequence:
TGATGCAACTCTGCCTTTTTCCTGGCATATAAATCTATGAACTACTTGGGAACAGCTGCATCTTCTCCCCGGTGTAAGGCTGATTAATTTCACAGCTACAAAACCCAGAGATCCAAGACGGGTGATCACTGCTGCCCTCTTGTGGAAATAAACGACCTTTAAGGTTCACAAATCTTTGTTGGTGTCTGAATTTGGAGAAGTTTGCATCTGaggaataatttaaaatttaaattcaaaAAGTTTATAGAAATACAGAACGAtatcaatttaattaaaataaaaaaacaataacatacatttgaattaatttaatgtttataattggaattgtattggttttaatggaatcTTGTGTTCAACGAATACATCATATTTTGTTCAGAAGgaaaatgatataataaaagaaaaatgttattttgtagcATTATGAAATTGTCTAGAATTTTAATCAAGCTTCTATATTAATTGTCATGCAGTATTAAAGTATGATCACATGTGTGTGCTAAACCATGTTTATATCTTCCAAGTGTCAAAATCGGCTAGATCTGAAGTAGTACAACATAGTATAAACATTATACGATAGTGTAGGTATACAATATCTAAGAacaagtttatttgttttaaaatatccaATTCCACACAATTTTCTATTAGTATCAGCAGTAACATCTCTAATGTGCTCATCATTTTCACATTCATTGCCGCTTGCATTTCTCTACAGGACATAAACCAGGAGAAGTGGGAGCGGGAACTGAGGGAAGCTGCGAGTCTGGACGAGCTCCTGATGTTGACAGAGTATCCGGATTGGAAGATGTGGAGATGCAGACTCAAGCTGAAGCACTTTGACTACGCCACACAGCCTGAAAACCGCAGGTCCACTCGATACGCGGCCACCCCATTCAGCCCAGAGATGCTGAAAGGTTAAACGCAGACAGATGTGCATTTCTTTTACCCGTTTTCATTAAATGCTGAAACACATTCTGAAAGAGCACGATAACCAGGGAGATTTGACTAATCTGTTAAGAATAATAATCAATGTCATAAAAACTGCAAGTATAGTAGAATAATACCATATAGTTAATAAAGGTTAGAAGCTGATGCTTTATAATGATATTATATTACTAATAGAAACTATTggacattgtaaaaaaaatgtgttgttactCTAACCTGTTAACTAATCTTAAATCCCACCACCTGTATTTCACAGATATTGATGAGGAATGGCAGAAGACACAATGTATGCCCAGAGAGACGTGTGTAGACGTGGCCAAAGAACTGGGCACCAATACAGCTGTGTTCTTTAAACCGCCCTGCGTCTCTGTCTTCAGGTGTGGCGGCTGCTGCAACAAAGAAGGAGTTACCTGCCGTAATAAGAGCATGACTTATATCAATAAAACTGTGAGCACTACTCAATGCATTAAGTGggtattacaaaataattatgttttggcAAAGAGTAAACAATTTTCCAATGCAAATTGCTCTGCTTCCTCATTAAGATATTTTGGATTATATGAAGTAAAGGGGTTTTGAAACTGGGGTCCGAGGAACCCCAGTCCGAGGGGGGTCCAAAAGCTTGTCAGGGGTCCCCAGAAAAtgtaactgaaaaaaacttGTATGTCTACTAaatagtattatttttttaatttccaatTTATTCTTCGTTTCCAAGTGCAAACATGCAAAGTTACctgaattttttacatttgcatatttttctCACTCAGCCTTTTTTCACACTCAAAGTAAAAGtgtacaaatacatttgaatcgAAAATACCTCTTCAGGGTTATACCCAAGTGTAGCAAACTATTTAAGCGTGGAAGCAATATGTTTTCTATAAAATCCCAAATTTACtatttacaaatttacaaatttacaaaattaaaagtTTCTTTACACATAAAACATATAGATGGATGTGTATCTCAGAAAGTTGGTCCCTCACAAAATTTTCATCCATTTTGGGAGTCCCTGGCACTATTAAGTTTGAAGACCCCTGCTGTAGTATGCTTTGGGTGTAATCTACATTAGTTTTATATATGCACAAATCCCATGTCAAAATCAAatactataataaaatatgacttCATAAAACTATTATTACTAGCATAAAATTAACCTAGTATGAAAAGTAGCTAGCATATCatcattttccacattttggtaaCAAAAATCCCATTTTGAGGTGGATGAACCTTTCTGAAGGTGAAAACGAAAAATGACACCTTCAGgtccttttatttattatgtcaaGTCTTATGATGTGTTTACGTGTACACGCTGTTCCGTTTTCTAAAAGACTCCCTTTTCCTCACAGATTCTGAGTGTGAGTCTGACACCGTTTAAGTCTGGGCCGGAGCCAGTGCTTGTGAAAGTAGCCAATCACACTGAGTGTAAGTGCCAGGAACACACGCTGATCCGCAGACATGTTCGTGAGAAGCACAAGAAGAACCGGTCAGTACCAGACTCATATCTTAAAGAATAGGTTAGTGTGAGAATGGCATGTAAACTTGTCAATATACATAAGTGTTGGCCTGTTAACCGTTTAGGAAAATAGCAGAGTAGCAGGTTTTTAAAATCTGGTAGAGTTGGATGAAGTTGTCACTGAGGTCATTTTCATTCTCCACTTGTACTTCAATTTAGTGTAAAGAGACACTGGATATTGTTGTCATGTAACATCAAACCTCCTTAATCTAGGACAGGCTTTGCCAGGAATCACAAATTTGTTTCGCTGAATAGTAGCCGCgtgcaaaagtgtgtgtgctTGGCATATTAATATGTCTGTTTGTACGTGTGTGTTTTGGCAGTTATTCAAATAAGGCAGAAGACATCAGAAGGCAGTGTAACAGAGGGTTAATATGGGACTGGATGTCAGAGCAATGTGTGACGTACCCCTCCGGTAAACAAGGTCAGTAAGAACTGATAACAGTCCATTGGCTGACTCCTATTGGTCCCAGAACTTCCTGTTCTGAACTCATGCTCGGATGCCTCTGTTCCTTTTTTCATATCTGTTGTCATAGTGGAATAACTTTAATTCAATATAAACCAAGTAAAGCGCACAGGCACATTAGCATGATTTATTATGGTTTTACTGCATCTTCAATAACCCGTTTTTCCAGAGCCACCATCCGGTGACATCAGTACAGAGGACTGTGAGATCGATTCAGAGACCTGTGAATGTATTCCAAAAATATGGACACACAGATTACATCACACGTGACGCAACTCAAGAAATCTTTGTGAGGTGATAACAATAGACGATTTGCCATCTTTTTTCACATAATAGCCTCCACACTCTTTGTAGTCGGTGGTATTCATCTATAGTTTCAAAATCTTATGTATGTCCTCAATTTATGGATCTCAGCCATTTCCACCACTGCATTAAACCTTTAACACATGTCTGAGGTATTTTCTCATTGCTCAGCAATAACACTTTTCTTTATCCTTTCACAGCTGCAAGAGAGAAAACAAGTTACGATGAGCACAGCGCCCTGACAATCTGCAAGTGCCAAATGCAGAGATCGCAAACgccatttaatttatttacctCTCTATTTATATCAACGTCCTGTTAACgttaacatttatttccatATCTCATCAGTAACGTGGCAGCGATAACCCTCCTAAACATAAAGTCAGTGCTGCTTTTCTGTCTGAATTCTTATGTAAATATGATATCGGTTGTGAATGTCTCTATTGCACTGAACATTTCACCCTAAAGAATGTCTGTGGAGTttcctaaatataaatattttagataTAAACTATCTCTAAGTGTAAACAAGCAATGTTCACTGATATAGTGACTCAAAGTGGagtcctttctttcttttcaccCACTGAAATGGTTCCACGGCAGAGGAATTCCAGGTCTGTAGATGTTGTGGATCATTTTGAAGGCATCAGAAATACTTGATTATAATAATTTGCATTGGACTGATTTTCGAAGGTACGAATAGCCGGTAGCCTCTTTTAAATTGATGTGTTCATCATCGAGCATGCTGCCAAAATTGTATGTATTAATGATAAAAGCTGACtatataaaaacagtaaattcaATAAGCAGGACTGTTATTGTGAGCTATGTTTTTCAAGTTCACGGAAAGATAGAACTCAACCTAGGTTTGACTGTGCACTTTTAACATTCAGCTCAAGATAACATATCAATACTATGCTATTCCCACAGACACTCTGCTACAGTATATAGCACTAAAATTGGTTTTTGGatcgtaatcataggggaaccacttttagcGCTATaaagaaccatattttggtgcttcagtggttcttcagcaAGGAAcctgaggtgctatatagaagAAGAACCATACATGGGCTTAACAGCGGAAACTGTGCTTTATTTGAATTGAAtcagaaccactgaagcaccaagatatggttctatatagcactaaaagggGTTCTTTGCTTGTAACCattcataggggaaccacttttggTGCAATACATAGCcccatatcttggtgcttctgtgtgtttttctttgggTGACAGGGTTCctatattcaatttaattctAATATAGCACCGTTTCTGTTTAAAGAACCTGTTTAGCCCCTGTGTGGTTCTTCAgggttattttgtatgtgtttactTCTTTAAAAGGTTGCATTGATAAACTTCTATTGGTGTTATCTCATATCGAGCTACAGCAGACTGAGAGGAGAGGTGCTGCaataatgtgaaattaaaatgtgctcTTTAAACTATCCCACATGAAAAGGTATtctacacatttatatttaagcatttaGTAAATAAGACACTTTAACTTCAAAACAAAATCGAACTTTAAGT
Protein-coding regions in this window:
- the vegfd gene encoding vascular endothelial growth factor D; its protein translation is MKTQICAGLHMLLLLYVRLMLAVDTYRPQRDINQEKWERELREAASLDELLMLTEYPDWKMWRCRLKLKHFDYATQPENRRSTRYAATPFSPEMLKDIDEEWQKTQCMPRETCVDVAKELGTNTAVFFKPPCVSVFRCGGCCNKEGVTCRNKSMTYINKTILSVSLTPFKSGPEPVLVKVANHTECKCQEHTLIRRHVREKHKKNRYSNKAEDIRRQCNRGLIWDWMSEQCVTYPSGKQEPPSGDISTEDCEIDSETCECIPKIWTHRLHHT